From the Bos taurus isolate L1 Dominette 01449 registration number 42190680 breed Hereford chromosome 20, ARS-UCD2.0, whole genome shotgun sequence genome, one window contains:
- the GPBP1 gene encoding vasculin gives MAQHDFAPAWLNFPTPPSSTKSSLNFEKHSENFSWTENRYDVNRRRHNSSDGFDSGIGRPNGGNFGRKEKNGWRTHGRNGTENINHRGGYHGGSSRSRSSIFHSGKSQGLHENNIPDNETGRKDDKRERKQFEAEDFPSLNPEYEREPNQNKSLAAGVWEYPPNPKSRTQRMLVIKKGNTKDLQLSGFPVVGNLQSQPVKNGTGPSVYKGLVPKPAAPPTKPTQWKSQTKENKVGTSFPHESTYGVGNFNAFKSTAKNFSPSTTSVKECNRSNSSSPVDKLNQQPRLTKLTRMRTDKKSEFLKALKRDRVEEEHEDESHVGSEKDDDSFNLHNSNSTHQERDINRNFDENEIPQENGNASVISQQIIRSSAFPQTDVLSSSLEAEHRLLKEMGWQEDSENDETCAPLTEDEMREFQVISEQLQKNGLRKNGILKNGLICDFKFGPWKNSTFKPTIENDDTETSSSDTSDDDDV, from the exons TCGTCATTGAATTTTGAAAAGCATTCTGAAAACTTTTCATGGACAGAAAATCGTTATGATGTGAACCGCCGACGACACAACTCTTCAGATGGCTTTGATTCTGGTATTGGACGTCCTAATGGAG GTaactttggaaggaaagaaaaaaatggatggCGTACACATGGAAGAAATGGTACTGAAAACATAAATCATCGAGGGGGATACCATGGTGGAAGTTCCCGTTCTCGTAGCAGTATTTTCCATTCTGGAAAAAGCCAAGGACTTCATGAAAACAACATACCTGACAATGAGACAGGGAGGAAAGACGACAAGAGAGAACGCAAGCAGTTTGAGGCTGAGGATTTT ccatcTCTAAATCCTGAATATGAGAGAGAACCAAATCAGAATAAATCTTTAGCTGCGGGTGTATGGG AATATCCCCCGAATCCTAAATCTAGAACTCAAAGGATGCTGGTCATTAAGAAAGGTAATACAAAAGACTTACAACTATCTGGATTCCCAGTAGTAGGAAATCTTCAGTCACAGCCAGTTAAGAATGGGACTGGTCCAAGTGTTTATAAAGGCTTAGTTCCTAAACCTGCTGCTCCACCTACAAAA CCTACACAATGGAAAAGccaaactaaagaaaataaagttgggACTTCTTTCCCTCATGAGTCTACATACGGTGTtggcaactttaatgcttttaaaTCAACTGCCAAGAATTTTAGTCCATCAACAACTTCAGTGAAAGAG tgtAATCGCTCAAATTCTTCTTCACCTGTTGACAAACTTAATCAGCAGCCTCGTCTAACCAAACTGACACGAATGCGCACAGATAAAAAGAGTGAGTTTTTGAAAGCATTGAAAAGGGACAGAGTGGAAGAGGAACATGAAGATGAAAGCCATGTAGGCTCAGAAAAG GATGACGACTCATTTAATTTGCATAACAGCAatagtactcaccaagaaagggATATAAACCGAAACTTCGATGAAAATGAAATTCCACAAGAGAATGGCAATGCCTCAGTAATTTCCCAACAGATCATTCGGTCTTCAGCCTTCCCACAGACTGATGTTCTTTCTAGTTCACTTGAAGCAGAACACAG ATTGTTAAAGGAGATGGGTTGgcaagaagacagtgaaaatgaTGAAACATGTGCACCCTTaactgaggatgaaatgagagaaTTCCAGGTTATTAGTGAACAG TTACAGAAGAATGGTCTGAGGAAAAATGGTATTTTGAAAAATGGCCTGATCTGTGACTTCAAGTTTGGACCCTGGAAAAACAGCACTTTCAAACCCACTATTGAGAATGACGACACAGAGACAAGTAGCAGTGACACATCAGATGACGACGATGTGTGA
- the GPBP1 gene encoding vasculin isoform X1: protein MAQHDFAPAWLNFPTPPSSTKSSLNFEKHSENFSWTENRYDVNRRRHNSSDGFDSGIGRPNGGNFGRKEKNGWRTHGRNGTENINHRGGYHGGSSRSRSSIFHSGKSQGLHENNIPDNETGRKDDKRERKQFEAEDFPSLNPEYEREPNQNKSLAAGVWGLHAQTHTYPTKKISQAPLLEYPPNPKSRTQRMLVIKKGNTKDLQLSGFPVVGNLQSQPVKNGTGPSVYKGLVPKPAAPPTKPTQWKSQTKENKVGTSFPHESTYGVGNFNAFKSTAKNFSPSTTSVKECNRSNSSSPVDKLNQQPRLTKLTRMRTDKKSEFLKALKRDRVEEEHEDESHVGSEKDDDSFNLHNSNSTHQERDINRNFDENEIPQENGNASVISQQIIRSSAFPQTDVLSSSLEAEHRLLKEMGWQEDSENDETCAPLTEDEMREFQVISEQLQKNGLRKNGILKNGLICDFKFGPWKNSTFKPTIENDDTETSSSDTSDDDDV, encoded by the exons TCGTCATTGAATTTTGAAAAGCATTCTGAAAACTTTTCATGGACAGAAAATCGTTATGATGTGAACCGCCGACGACACAACTCTTCAGATGGCTTTGATTCTGGTATTGGACGTCCTAATGGAG GTaactttggaaggaaagaaaaaaatggatggCGTACACATGGAAGAAATGGTACTGAAAACATAAATCATCGAGGGGGATACCATGGTGGAAGTTCCCGTTCTCGTAGCAGTATTTTCCATTCTGGAAAAAGCCAAGGACTTCATGAAAACAACATACCTGACAATGAGACAGGGAGGAAAGACGACAAGAGAGAACGCAAGCAGTTTGAGGCTGAGGATTTT ccatcTCTAAATCCTGAATATGAGAGAGAACCAAATCAGAATAAATCTTTAGCTGCGGGTGTATGGG GCCTACACGCccagacacacacatacccaacCAAAAAAATCTCCCAAGCTCCTCTCTTAG AATATCCCCCGAATCCTAAATCTAGAACTCAAAGGATGCTGGTCATTAAGAAAGGTAATACAAAAGACTTACAACTATCTGGATTCCCAGTAGTAGGAAATCTTCAGTCACAGCCAGTTAAGAATGGGACTGGTCCAAGTGTTTATAAAGGCTTAGTTCCTAAACCTGCTGCTCCACCTACAAAA CCTACACAATGGAAAAGccaaactaaagaaaataaagttgggACTTCTTTCCCTCATGAGTCTACATACGGTGTtggcaactttaatgcttttaaaTCAACTGCCAAGAATTTTAGTCCATCAACAACTTCAGTGAAAGAG tgtAATCGCTCAAATTCTTCTTCACCTGTTGACAAACTTAATCAGCAGCCTCGTCTAACCAAACTGACACGAATGCGCACAGATAAAAAGAGTGAGTTTTTGAAAGCATTGAAAAGGGACAGAGTGGAAGAGGAACATGAAGATGAAAGCCATGTAGGCTCAGAAAAG GATGACGACTCATTTAATTTGCATAACAGCAatagtactcaccaagaaagggATATAAACCGAAACTTCGATGAAAATGAAATTCCACAAGAGAATGGCAATGCCTCAGTAATTTCCCAACAGATCATTCGGTCTTCAGCCTTCCCACAGACTGATGTTCTTTCTAGTTCACTTGAAGCAGAACACAG ATTGTTAAAGGAGATGGGTTGgcaagaagacagtgaaaatgaTGAAACATGTGCACCCTTaactgaggatgaaatgagagaaTTCCAGGTTATTAGTGAACAG TTACAGAAGAATGGTCTGAGGAAAAATGGTATTTTGAAAAATGGCCTGATCTGTGACTTCAAGTTTGGACCCTGGAAAAACAGCACTTTCAAACCCACTATTGAGAATGACGACACAGAGACAAGTAGCAGTGACACATCAGATGACGACGATGTGTGA
- the GPBP1 gene encoding vasculin isoform X3, with protein sequence MLVIKKGNTKDLQLSGFPVVGNLQSQPVKNGTGPSVYKGLVPKPAAPPTKPTQWKSQTKENKVGTSFPHESTYGVGNFNAFKSTAKNFSPSTTSVKECNRSNSSSPVDKLNQQPRLTKLTRMRTDKKSEFLKALKRDRVEEEHEDESHVGSEKDDDSFNLHNSNSTHQERDINRNFDENEIPQENGNASVISQQIIRSSAFPQTDVLSSSLEAEHRLLKEMGWQEDSENDETCAPLTEDEMREFQVISEQLQKNGLRKNGILKNGLICDFKFGPWKNSTFKPTIENDDTETSSSDTSDDDDV encoded by the exons ATGCTGGTCATTAAGAAAGGTAATACAAAAGACTTACAACTATCTGGATTCCCAGTAGTAGGAAATCTTCAGTCACAGCCAGTTAAGAATGGGACTGGTCCAAGTGTTTATAAAGGCTTAGTTCCTAAACCTGCTGCTCCACCTACAAAA CCTACACAATGGAAAAGccaaactaaagaaaataaagttgggACTTCTTTCCCTCATGAGTCTACATACGGTGTtggcaactttaatgcttttaaaTCAACTGCCAAGAATTTTAGTCCATCAACAACTTCAGTGAAAGAG tgtAATCGCTCAAATTCTTCTTCACCTGTTGACAAACTTAATCAGCAGCCTCGTCTAACCAAACTGACACGAATGCGCACAGATAAAAAGAGTGAGTTTTTGAAAGCATTGAAAAGGGACAGAGTGGAAGAGGAACATGAAGATGAAAGCCATGTAGGCTCAGAAAAG GATGACGACTCATTTAATTTGCATAACAGCAatagtactcaccaagaaagggATATAAACCGAAACTTCGATGAAAATGAAATTCCACAAGAGAATGGCAATGCCTCAGTAATTTCCCAACAGATCATTCGGTCTTCAGCCTTCCCACAGACTGATGTTCTTTCTAGTTCACTTGAAGCAGAACACAG ATTGTTAAAGGAGATGGGTTGgcaagaagacagtgaaaatgaTGAAACATGTGCACCCTTaactgaggatgaaatgagagaaTTCCAGGTTATTAGTGAACAG TTACAGAAGAATGGTCTGAGGAAAAATGGTATTTTGAAAAATGGCCTGATCTGTGACTTCAAGTTTGGACCCTGGAAAAACAGCACTTTCAAACCCACTATTGAGAATGACGACACAGAGACAAGTAGCAGTGACACATCAGATGACGACGATGTGTGA